The Acropora muricata isolate sample 2 unplaced genomic scaffold, ASM3666990v1 scaffold_703, whole genome shotgun sequence genome has a segment encoding these proteins:
- the LOC136906210 gene encoding uncharacterized protein, which yields MNVTGESGFAKRTRTGCFFALVPDDINIRPADKGGAVVVWSRPLYDAEVHRQLISDGRSYERLDHDPVKEYQQVLKSAVKQMIQANEVPTSAKNLISPTPRTSRFYLLPKIHEENNPGSPIVSACNFPTENMASYRDMVMSPLVCNLKTHVKDNNHALQIFRTFQFAHDDVRQRFPYVIPHNSGLQALKYFLNKRPVLDPPTATLTHLAELVLTLNAFSFNNEFYHQVGGVAMGGKMGPNYAGFFVGFIEEQIGQQYTGTVPQLHTRDTSTMW from the coding sequence ATGAATGTGACTGGTGAATCTGGTTTTGCTAAACGAACACGGACCGGCTGTTTCTTTGCTCTTGTGCCAGATGACATCAACATAAGACCTGCAGATAAAGGGGGTGCTGTTGTTGTATGGTCGCGGCCCTTGTACGATGCCGAAGTACACAGGCAGCTAATATCTGATGGCAGGTCCTACGAACGGCTTGACCACGACCCTGTTAAGGAATACCAGCAGGTGCTCAAATCAGCCGTCAAACAGATGATACAAGCCAACGAGGTTCCGACATCAGCAAAGAATCTCATTTCACCGACGCCGAGGACATCACGTTTTTATCTTCTACCAAAGATCCACGAGGAGAACAATCCTGGAAGCCCGATTGTTTCAGCGTGTAATTTCCCAACCGAGAACATGGCGTCTTACCGTGACATGGTTATGTCACCTCTCGTGTGCAATCTTAAAACACACGTCAAGGACAATAACCATGCCCTTCAGATCTTTAGAACGTTTCAGTTTGCCCACGATGACGTCCGCCAACGCTTCCCCTATGTGATCCCGCACAACAGCGGTCTGCAGGCGTTAAAATACTTCTTGAACAAGCGCCCCGTTCTCGACCCACCCACGGCAACACTCACTCATCTAGCGGAATTGGTGCTTACCCTGAACGCATTCTCGTTCAACAACGAATTCTACCATCAAGTGGGAGGGGTGGCCATGGGCGGCAAAATGGGCCCAAATTACGCGGGTTTTTTTGTAGGTTTCATAGAAGAACAAATCGGTCAACAGTACACTGGTACAGTACCTCAGCTACACACAAGAGATACATCGACGATGTGGTAG